In Anopheles bellator chromosome 2, idAnoBellAS_SP24_06.2, whole genome shotgun sequence, the genomic stretch AATCTCGACGCTTTCCTTGAGAAGACAACcgagtttttttatttattacattacaGCAGTGAAGAGACTCTCTAAGAACttatttaaaaagaaacagataAACTTGAACATGAACACAACATTAACATTATGATTACTTGGGGCAGAAACCATTAATTTAAATCCATTTAATAACAGGCACATAATAAAAGTCATCGAAGCTGAAAAACTAACGGGTTTTGCTTAGTACAAGACGTAATTTTATAGCGGTAGCGTTACgaagtaatttaatttctttgtTAGCcaacaaattgtttaaaaattgaCATCCTCTATAATATAGGTAGCGGCTAATCACGAATATAAAATAAAGGAAGTTTGATAATTTCTACACATATAAAAAGaacttatttaaaaaaataattgtcCAATGAAAATGCAATCGGTTGGGTTTTGCTCTTAGAGATGGGTGTGCAAGCCAATAGAATGGTTTTCTCAATCGTCTATATCAACCCATGTTCTGCAGCACCATCAAGTATGAGTAAATTTTCTTGTAAATCTAGAAAATATGTCAAACATTAGGCACTAAATCGGGTAAGGACACGTCAAGCGTACCTCTACAAAGTTAAGCAAATCGATCGCAGTGAAACCATCGGACAGCACGACCGGCAACTGTGCCTTTCGTAGAACCTGCTGGAGCGTTTTTTGATGGTTCGTTGATAACCCGTACCAGTTGACGGCGTATATCTCGTTGATGAGCCTGTCGTTCtaaaatagtaaaacaaaagCACTTGTTTCATAATACCAATAACCAATCGCCAAACGGGTGGGTAGTTGCCTTTATAGACAGAAACGTTCCCAGAGCGCAGTTCACAAATAGTTGAATGGTGCAGATCCCGATGACGGCCATTCCCGGGAGCCAAGGGACCTGAAAAGATCGATTCTGTGCTGAGATCGAAAGAACTGAAATCTAAAGCGATCCGCAGCGTACCCTGACAACGATGGCGAGCGAAGCGACAAGCTCAAAGATTAGGCAACCAAAGTTAACGAAGAACTGCTTCTTAAACAGCTTATCCATGTCGGTGATATGCCTGAGTAAAACGAAGCGCAGTTAAACTTTGTCTTAATATTGCATCCTAAAGAAAATCTCACTTGGTGTGTTCCAAATGTTTGAGCACAATTTCTTTAATGAGATCGGCGATTTCTTTGGCGTTATTGCCGTTGAGGTCGGTGTTCACCAGTTCGGTGAGGCGCCGCAAGTAGATGATGATCAAGTCCATCTGGCCGGTTGCATTGACGATCAGGAATAAAAGACACACGTCGCAGGCCATCAGACCCACGACGGCCTCGAACACCTGCAACAACTGGTACAAACAGTTAACTGCGAACCCCACCGAAGTCTTGGAGTCGATAAAGGGTAGCGTGAACCCGAACAAGAGGACCAGCTCACGCTTCACGATCGGCATGGTGATTGCATAGAAGAAGAATCCGAATAATAGGCCCGAAAACATGATCATGAGGATCCTGATAAACACCTTACACAGAGTGGCGGTGTGGTAGAGAGAGTCCGTTACCTCCGGATACAGTGGCGGAGCCGTGAAGCGATCTAGGTTGTACATATGCAAGTCGTAGAGGCCCGGCGAGGTGAATGCTGCGATCTTGGCAAAGCCCTGCAGACGTCCCGAGATCGTTCTACGTTAGAGTCTCCTCGCGTGTTGGTCTTTCAGACGCTCACCTGGATGGCTATACCGAGGGTCACGAGGCAGAAAACGACGTCCATCAGTGATCCCCACACGTTTGCGATCGAGTAGATGTTAACGAACAGATATAGGATCAGGTCCATCACCAGAAAGATTAGACGTGCATTTTTGCGCGTGTATTCGGGCAGCATCCGCTCCGCACCGCAGATGGCGAAGAACTTGATCAGCAAACGATTCGAACTGTCGAAAAGGTCTGCCGGAGTTTTGTACTGGTTCCGAAGTAGAATTTCCTTGCGTTTTAGGTAGCGATTCCAGAACTTCATTTTGATCACAGGTTTCAAAGACACTGATTCGCTTGTGGCAAAGCGTGAactatttatttgaaaggatTACGATTCATTCCCTAACCAGACAACTGCAGGAGGTGTTGAAGGAGAATCCATGAAACAATACTGATGAATAAGTGATCCACTCACTGGGTTCTGCACACCTGACGCCGTCTTCACAGTCGATGCGGAATAACAAACTAACAGGAGTTACAGAAAACCTTGCACTCTTCGTCGGAAACCATCAAAGGCATAATTAAAGAACCCTTTAATAGAAATTATTTACAGCATAGCAGCGGAGATCCCACGGCGAAGGCAACTCTGGCGAAAGTGTTAAAAGGCTTTCagtattaaaaatttaattaattaaaatacttcCAGTGCTGTTTTAATTTCTGCACTATGTTCAGAAAGCATACAACCTGGCACCATTTTTGTGTAATTCATTATGGTTACAAAGTATAATTACCTCATATAGGTTACAGTTTTTgttaggttttttttaatcttagaagaacggatcgagccgtatttattaatttaacttaATCTAACTTAACAAGATTAACAAGATTATCTTAAACACTATTTGGCACTTCCTCCACTTCAGAATAGCTTTATCCGGGGCTAACTCGTTTTTCTGTTAGGTTAATGTGACGGACCCCTTCACGGATCGGTTTAATGCTGACTCTTCGGATTCATCCTGTTAGTTGCAAACTTTCACTTGCAGTCGTAATCCACTTACTACAACTAGAACTTACACTTACTTACCTAGAATTTAAGAAATTGGATTATTAATGATTCAGTATTTAAAAGTAAAATGGCCATGATTGACAAGAGTACAAGAGTTTCGCGGAAAATAGTTTTCTTCTAACCCAAGAGTTTTTGGTAATCCTTGTCGCAGGTACATATTGAAGGCCGAAAATCTGGAAACAGTGCGACTCATGCAGATATatttaaaatggtttcaaatgAATTACTAGTCTAGTTACAGTTCAATTACTTATTGGTGATTGGAAGTGAAAACTGTGAAGAATTGGCAACCATCGATTGTTGCAGCAGTTGATGATAAATCATTTACCCGTGCTCTGAGTTTTCTTGTGCCGCGAAGACCGCGCATCCACTTGGGCATCCATAATGGAAGGCAGCGCTCGATGAGAGATTACCAGTCAGgttaaaaatgtaacattCCTGCAGTCCGCAGAACACGGATGCATTAGCGTCCGAGCGACGATCACGCTAAATGAAGCACTTAGTCATGCATCAAAATTGACGTTCACGTTCCCCGTTGGCACCCCCGGTCGACTGCCGCCGAAATCTCAGCCTCCGTGCACCGCACTGCGCATAATGATAGTAATAAGGAGCTGCCCACGGGAGCGggtgaaaatgcaaattccgCCCGCAGGCATTCCGAGGGGTCCCCGTGCGCGCGCGGAGCATTAGATCCGTTTCGGCAGGGGCCACGAATTCGAGGGCTTCAATTACCGAGCCCGCTCGATGGGAGGCAACTTACATccaaatcaatttttcatgcCATTTTCACGATCCAGCGCGGATCGTTTATCATCCGGCACGgagccggcaccggttcggcaccggttccggcacgGCCGTCCAAGTGGTTCCTGATGAAGCGCTCTAGAGACCCAgcttctcgttcgctctcgcgGGCACCACCGAACCCCGGCGTGGGCTTTGTTGGCTTAATTGTGatgttatttattgtttataaaTTCACTTTTAACCACAGGCATTACTCGGGCAGCACCCTCTCGGAAGAGttttggaaattaaattacaagCAAGCACCGCTGCGGTGCATCGCCGAGGTGCACTTGGAGCCGCATCCGTGCGAGTTGCGCAAATTAATGGCCTCCCCTACCGGGAGGGAAGGAAAAAGACGTCGTCCGCCGGTGGTGTGTTGGTTTGATTTCCCCAACAACCGAGGTATAGCATTTCCCAGCATAAAAAGGGGTTCAAGTCGGCGAAGAATTCACACGCGCCGCCATTGCGCAACGGAGGGCGAAGATGCGATAAAGATTTACGATGGCCGATCACGATGCATTTCGATCGGCCGAATGAATGTggaaataattcaattaccaaTAACCGAACGCAACGCATCGCCGTTTGTCGAGGAGGTGTCGTTACGAGTGTCTTCAGACGTAACGCCATCTCGGGGCTGGCCTGTGTTTTGCCctacacaaaataaaaaccccgCAGATCACGAtgccggctggcggccggtAACGTATTATTAAGAGATTTTACATTCAATTAAACAAGTTGCGATCGCAGCGATCGGTTCACGGCGTTCCGTGGGTTTTCTTTATCGCAACGATTTCGTGGGTCACGCGCTGCTCGTGTGTGGGTTGGTGTTGCGTATCCGCGACCCGTGTCCGAGGTTCACACTCGTCCCGGCACTGCGCCTCGAAATGTATGATTAAATTTGATACCCGAGCCTATCTGTTGCGTTTGGCGGCCTTTTATGATCTGAGGTAGACACATCTTACCCATTAATGCTTTGCCCGCAACGAGCGGGCGACGGGAGTCTCGCGAAGCGTGATTTGGCCGTGATTCGGCCGTATCTTCGTACATGCTGAAGTTTCGATCGAAGCAGGAACCATCGTCCGCCATCGTTACACGAATGGCCGATTTGGGAGAGGTCCAGTGCTAATTCTTAACAGACATAACTCCTAGCAGGTTTGGATTGTTTGTTGTCCGTTGTCAGTGTCCATTCatccctttttttaaattgttacTGACTCTTTTTGATAGAAGACAAGTTGATTAACGAGGTCGCATTTAGTGTAATTATATTTCAAAGTGTCTTCCGAATTGGGTCAATTTTCCTAATGTAATGAGAAAAAGCTATGCTTATAGGCTTATCTGAAACGTTAattattaaatcaaattatgtaAATCATGACATGATTAAATATTCCAttactgttgctgcttttACTATTGCAAAGCCACTTCAgaaaaaatctttcaaataagTTCTAAAATAAACAGCAGAAGTTTCACCTTCATAAAGTTAACAAACTACCAATAAAACTATGAAGGGTactgaaaatc encodes the following:
- the LOC131207834 gene encoding putative odorant receptor 83c codes for the protein MKFWNRYLKRKEILLRNQYKTPADLFDSSNRLLIKFFAICGAERMLPEYTRKNARLIFLVMDLILYLFVNIYSIANVWGSLMDVVFCLVTLGIAIQGFAKIAAFTSPGLYDLHMYNLDRFTAPPLYPEVTDSLYHTATLCKVFIRILMIMFSGLLFGFFFYAITMPIVKRELVLLFGFTLPFIDSKTSVGFAVNCLYQLLQVFEAVVGLMACDVCLLFLIVNATGQMDLIIIYLRRLTELVNTDLNGNNAKEIADLIKEIVLKHLEHTKHITDMDKLFKKQFFVNFGCLIFELVASLAINRSFQVPWLPGMAVIGICTIQLFVNCALGTFLSIKNDRLINEIYAVNWYGLSTNHQKTLQQVLRKAQLPVVLSDGFTAIDLLNFVEIYKKIYSYLMVLQNMG